The nucleotide window CTATCCTTTTATTATTCCACGGCTAAATTGAGCTTGGTTAGCCAGACATTTTAGTTGATTAACACAGCGCCATAAGGATATGAAGCGCTATGCCTGAGAGGCACAAAACCTCGAATGAATCTTCAGTATCGTTCGTAAGTATTCATTATAAATAGGTTTTTATCAATACTTGGGGTCTTGACAAAGGCTTAACATAGGCGCTTTTTTGTGGATTTTTTCATGTGTTTTCGCAAAAATGTGAAAAACGACTGACATTTAAATCCTTATTTATCACCAAAATGGTTATATAAAGCAAAAACCCCGGGATTTTAATCCCGGGGTTTTCCGTCCTTTCTTGTTTAGAAAGAGCAACTGTTTTGGAAAAACCAATTATTTAGATTCTTTCAAAATACGCAACATGCGACGCAAAGGCTCTGCTGCACCCCACAATAGCTGATCGCCAATCACGAAAGCAGACACATACTCAGGCCCCATATTGAGCTTGCGTACGCGGCCAACGCCAATTTTGAGACCGCCAGTGATAGACGCGGGTGTCAGTTCTTGCTCGGTAATACTGCGGTCATTAGGCACAAATTTCACCCAGTCATTACCCGATTTGATGATGGACTCAATTTCATCCAACGGCAGGTCTTTTTTCAGTTTGATGGTCAATGCCAAACTGTGGCAACGCATAGCGCCGATACGCACACATAAACCGTCAACAGGAATAGTGCTTTCGGTACCCAGAATTTTGTTAACTTCAGCTTGCCCCTTCCACTCTTCTTTGGATTGACCGTTATCCAATTGTTTGTCGATCCAGGGAATCAGGCCACCTGCCAAAGGCGCAGGGAAAAATTCGCGTGGCACATCGTTGCGGATGGTGCTAGCCACTTTTCTATCGATATCCAAAATGGCAGAAGCCGGAGTTGCCAGCTCATCAGCCACAGCGTTATGGATCACACCCATGCCCTTTAATAGTTCGCGCATGTGGTTAGCACCACCGCCCGAAGCTGCTTGATAGGTCATGGAACTAACCCAATCCACCAGACCTGCATGGAACAAACCACCCACACCCATCAACATAATGGAGTTAGTGCAATTGCCACCAATAAAGTTTTTAACGCCCTTCTGTAAAGCAGCATCGATCACATTGCGATTAACCGGATCAAGAATAATGACCGCATCGTCTTCCATACGCAGACTGGACGCCGCGTCGATCCAATAACCATTCCAGCCGGAAGCACGTAGCTTTGGGAAAATCTCGCTGGTGTAATCGCCGCCCTGACAGGTGATAATCACATCAAGCTGCTTCAGATCATCGACCGAATATGCATCTTTCAATGCCGGCAAATCAGCCGCTACCGCTGGCGCAGCGCCGCCTACATTGGAGGTAGTGAAAAATACCGGTTGGATATCTGCAAAGTCATTTTCAGACTGCATACGCTCCATCAATACGGAACCCACCATACCGCGCCAACCTACAAAACCTACTTTCATCTCATTCTCTCTTTAAATATTCAAGCGAAAATCAATTCAAAGCCGCAACGACGGCATCACCCATTTGCGAGGTAGATACTTTGGTCTTACCTTCCGTATAAATGTCGGCGGTGCGATAACCTTGATCCAACACCTTACCCACTGCCACTTCAATCGCATCCGCCACCTGCGGATAACCGAGCGAATAACGCAACATCATGGATACCGACAAAATAGTCGCCAACGGGTTAGCAATACCCTGCCCGGCGATATCCGGTGCAGAACCGTGACATGGTTCATACATACCGCGACCATCTTTATCCAATGAAGCCGATGGCAGCATACCGATAGAGCCAGTTAACATAGCAGCCGCATCGGACAAAATATCACCAAACATGTTACCCGTCACCAGCACATCGAATTGTTTGGGCGCGCGCACCAGTTGCATAGCGGCGTTATCGACATACATGTGCGACAACTCTACATCTGGATACTCTTTATGCAAAGTATCCATTACTTCGCGCCACAACATAGTCGCCTCAAGCACATTCGCTTTATCGACCGAGCAGACTTTACGGTTGCGTTTGCGCGCCATTTCAAATGCAGTGCGGCCGATGCGGATAATCTCGCTCTCGGAATATTTATAGGTGTTGTAACCTTCACGCTCGCCGTTTTCCAATACGCGAATACCACGCGGCTCGCCGAAGTAAATACCGCCCGCCAGTTCGCGCACAATCAAAATATCCAAACCGGAAACCACTTCCGGTTTTAGCGATGACGCATCTACCAATTGTGGATATAACAGTGCCGGGCGCAAATTTGCATACAAGCCTAATTGTGAACGAATCTTTAGCAGACCTTTTTCCGGGCGAATGGCGCGATCCAATTTATCCCACTTGGGACCACCTACTGCACCCAACAAAATTGCATCGGCTTTGCGTGCCTTTTCCAGCGTTGAATCCGCCAAAGGAACGCCATGCACATCAATTGCACAACCGCCCATCAATTCATTTTCAAAAGTTAACCCCAAATCAAATTTGGCATTAACCACATCCAGCACCTTACGCGCTTCTTTAACAATTTCTGGACCAATACCGTCGCCTTCCAGAATTAAAATATGCTTACCCACAAATATTCTCCAAATTTAAAAAATTCTTTTTCGCTACTGCTGGCTCGATTACTTCACCACATCAAACAACCAGGGCGCTTCTGCACGACGCTTGGTTTCGTAAGCGCGAATTTTATCAGCCTGCTCAAGAGTCAAACCAATATCATCCAAGCCATTTAATAAACAATGTTTGCGGAATGCATCGATTTCAAACCCAAAGCTTTCACCTGACGGCGTAGTGACAGTTTGCGCCGCAAGATCAACGGTTAATTGATAACCCTCAGTTGCGTACATTTCCTTAAATAATTTATCGACAATTTCTTCACTCAAAATAATTGGCAACAAACCATTTTTGAAACAGTTATTGAAGAAGATGTCTGCAAAACTCGGAGCAATTACACTGCGAAAGCCATAATCATCCAATGCCCAAGGCGCATGTTCACGACTGGAACCACAACCAAAGTTTTCGCGCGCGAGTAAAATGCTGGCGTTTTTATAACGCGGAAAGTTCAGCGGAAACTCAGGGTTAATCGGGCGACCTTCACAGCTTTGATCCGGCTTTCCTTCATCCAGATAACGTAACTCATCAAATAAATTTTTACCAAAACCAGTGCGTTTGATGGACTTCAAAAACTGCTTGGGGATAATCATGTCGGTATCGACATTAGCACGATCCATAGGAGCAGCAATGCCTTGCATGACAGTAAAACTTTTCATAGTGCTCTCCTGCTCTTAGTTAAATGTACGCACATCAACAAAATGACCAGCAATCGCCGCTGCTGCCGCCATTGCAGGGCTTACCAAATGCGTACGGCCACCGTAGCCCTGACGACCTTCAAAGTTGCGGTTTGATGTAGATGCACAGTGCTCACCGGCACCAAGTTTGTCTGCATTCATCGCCAAACACATAGAGCAGCCTGGCTCACGCCATTCGATTCCCGCTTCGATGAAAATTTTATCCAAACCCTCTGCTTCCGCTTGCGCTTTCACTGCGCCGGAGCCGGGAACAACAATCGCTTCTTTTACTGAATCGGCTTTTTGGCGGCCTTTCACTACCGCTGCCGCCGCACGAATATCTTCAATGCGCGAGTTGGTGCAGGAACCAATGAATACACGATCCACATGAATGGAGGTGATCGGTTGGTTGGCCTGCAGCCCCATGTATTGCAACGCGCGAATCATATCGTTGCGCTTAACCGGATCCGTTTCGTTCGCAGGATCAGGTACTTTATCTTCAACAGATACCACCATCTCTGGCGATGTACCCCAGCTAACTTGCGGCTTGATATCCTCGCCATTGATTTCAACAACCACATCAAAATGTGCACCCTCATCGCTGACATAATTTTTCCAGTCGGCGACAGCCTTCTCCCATAAATCACCTTTGGGGGCATAGGTACGGCCTTTGACGTAATCGATAGTGGTTTGGTCTACCGCCACCATGCCGGCGCGCGCGCCGGCCTCAATCGCCATATTGCACACTGTCATACGCCCTTCCATGCTCATATCGCGAAATACTTGGCCGCCAAATTCCATCGCATAACCAGTTCCGCCAGCGGTACCAATTTTAGCGATGATGGCGAGCACAACGTCTTTCGGGGTTACACCAAGGCCGAGTTTGCCATCTACCTTGATCAACATATTTTTCATCTTTTTGGCAACCAAACATTGAGTCGCCATCACATGCTCTACCTCACTGGTGCCAATACCGTGCGCCAATGCCCCCAGCGCACCATTGGTGGCGGTATGGGAATCGCCACAGACCACCGTCATGCCGGGCAAGCAAGCGCCGGTTTCCGGGCCTACCACATGCACAATCCCCTGACGCGCATCATTAATCTTGAATTCGAGGATGCCAAATTCATCGCAGTTATCGTCGAGGGTTTTCACCTGAATCAATGACACAGGATCCTGAATGCCACTTACACCATGGGCGCGCTCTTTCTGAGTAGTCGGGACGTTGTGATCTGGCGTCGCGAGGATTGAATCTACGCGCCAAGGCTTGCGCCCTGCCATTCGCAATCCATCAAACGCTTGCGGTGAAGTCACCTCATGCACGATGTGGCGGTCGATATAAATGAGTGCAGACCCATCATCGCTTTGATGGACGAGGTGCGCATCCCACAATTTGTCATAGAGGGTTTTAGCCATGGTGATCTCCGATAAAGCCCTTAAGGGCTCAGTTCACAGGTTGCAGCGAAACATATAGTAAGAATAAAGCCATCCTACTCGCGCAAAACCCATAAAACAAATTTATCTTTTTTATATATTGCATTCCAAATTGGAATAGTTTAAAAATAAACCAATGGATACCCAACACTTACAGGCTTTCGTTGCAATTGCTGAAAATGGCTCCTTCTCTGCGGCTGCAGAACGGCTCCATTTGACGCAACCCGCTATCAGCAAGCGGATTGCCTTACTCGAAGAACAGCTGAAGGCGTCATTATTTGATCGAATTGGAAGGCAAGTTGCACTAACCCAGGCTGGTCAGGTGCTGTTAAGTAAAGCAAAGCTAATATTAGGAGAAGTAATTGCTGCGCAACGGGCGATTGCAGATTTACAAGGTGATGTTCAAGGCAAATTGAGTATTGCTACAAGTCACCATGTTGGGCTGCACTATTTACCCCCTTTTTTGCGCGAGCTATCAACGCGATACCCACAGGTAAAACTGGACTTACATTTTTTAGATTCAGAGCAGGCATATCATGAAATACTCCAAGGCAGATTCGACATCGCCATTATTACGCTCGCGCTTCAACAAGATTCGCGAATCCAAAGCCAAACCCTCTGGCACGACCAGCTCGAATTTGTCGCTGCGCCAACACATGCGCTTGCAACGCAATCGCATCTTCAGCTGGCCGATTTAAGCGCTCACCAAGCGATAATGCCGGATACAAGCACCTATACAACACAGCTCATCAAAACATTATTTGACGACAAAAAACTGCCGCTTGATATCACGATGGTTTCCAACCATCTCGACACCATTAAAATGCTATTAAGTATTGGAATGGGATGGGGTGTATTGCCACGCAAAATCATCGATGAGCAATTGGAAATTCTGGATGTCGATCACCCACCGATTATGCGCCCGCTAGGCTATATCCATCACAGCCAACGCACATTAAATAATGCCGCACGTGTTTTTTTAGACCTATTACAGAACAATACGCCGCGTTAATTAATGTTCATTTTTTCACTGGCGACCCTTTTAGTATTTTTCAACTCAGTCCACACAACTGTCATTAACTTATCGTTAAACTGTCTTTTTATTTAACAGCTCTGGATCAATTATGAAATTATGTAAATACAGCCCTATTTTTAGCTTATCCACTAGTGCACTTCTACTCGCGATGAGTAGCAATAGCTTGGCAGATACCGTATTTGGTGTTTACGCAGGCGCAGGTGTTTGGCAGGCCGATTATAGCGGCGAGCTGGGAAACCCTTCCGTTAACGTCAATGAATTAGGATTAAAAGATAACAACAATAATTTTTATTACATTGCACTTGAGCATCCAGTTCCATTCTTTCCTAATATTAAATTACAACAAAACGATATTAGTAGTCGCCAAACAGGAACCATTAATAACAGCTTCAGCGTGGGGAATATTAATTTTCCAGCAGGCAGCAAGGTCACAACGGATATTGATTTAAGCTACACAGACGCAGCGCTTTATTATGAATTACTTGATAACTGGCTGAATCTCGATTTGGGTGTGACACTTCGCAAATACAGCGGGCACCTACAAGCTGAAAGCATTCAAATAACCGATAAAATGGACATTGATATTGCAGTTCCGCTGGCGTATGCGCGCTTTCAGTTTGATCTTCCTTTAACTGGATTTTCCGCAGGGTTTGAGGGGAATTACATCAGTTATGACGGCAATGATCTGGCAGACTACAACGCAAAAGTCAGCTACCTTTTTGATTCAGCGCTGGATCTGGGAATTGAAGTTGGTTACCGCGCCCTCACAGCCAATATTGATGATGATGGCGTCAATACCAATCTTGACTTGAAAGGTCCTTACGCAGCAGCCATTTTTCACTTCTAAATTAACTGTCAGACCACAAATAAAAAAGCCGCTGATTAAACAATCAGCGGCTTTTTTATTTTGCAGATGCAGTGATGTTTACAACGATTACGCTGGCAACAATTCTTTTACTGCATCGCGCTCTTCTTGCAATTCTTTTTCAGTTGCAGTCATGCGAGCACGAGAGAATTCATTGATCTCAACACCTTGAACAATTTCCCAATCGCCGTTTTTGCATACACATGGGAAAGAGTAGATCAAACCTTTCTCAATACCGTAAGAACCATCGCTGTATACACCCATGCTCACCCAATCGTTCGCCGGAGTACCCAGAGCCCAATCGCGAATGTGGTTGATAGCAGCGTTAGCAGCAGAAGCAGCAGAAGAAGCACCGCGTGCAGCGATAATTGCAGCACCACGTTGTTGTACGGTTGGGATGTAATCTGCTTCGTACCAAGCTTGATCAACCAAGCTCAATGCTGGCTTACCATCAACCAGTGTGTTGTGCAGGTCTGGATATTGGGTAGATGAATGGTTACCCCAGATCAATGCCTTGGTGATGTTGTTGATGCTGGTACCGGTTTTGGTCGCCAATTGCGACAAGGCACGGTTGTGATCCAAACGGGTCATTGCAGTGAATTGACGCGGGTTGATGTTTGGTGCGTTACGTTGAGCGATCAACGCATTGGTATTTGCAGGGTTACCTACAACCAATACTTTGATGTTGCGTGACGCATGGTCATCAATCGCTTTACCTTGTACCGAGAAAATAGCCGCGTTTGCTGCCAGCAAATCTTTACGCTCCATACCCGGACCACGTGGACGAGCGCCAACCAGCAAAGCGTAATCGGAATCTTTGAACGCAACGGCAGGGTCATCAGTCGTCACGATGCCAGCTAACAGCGGGAATGCACAATCATCCAATTCCATAGCAACACCCTGCAGGGCTTTCAGCGCTGGAGTGATTTCCAGCAATTGCAGGATTACTGGCTGGTCTTTACCCAGCATGTCGCCAGCGGCGATGCGGAACAATAATGAGTAGCTGATTTGACCAGCGGCGCCAGTGACGGTAACTCTTACAGGTGCTTTCACGATGAGACTCCATTTATTCGGGTGATATTGGAAGGAAACGAAAGTTCGGCATTTTGTGCCAGGGTTTACTGCTAAGACGGGGGGGCATTATAGGCATTTGGGTAAAAAATTCACCCCATGATTAAGACTAAATGAGAGAGGTTCGCAAATTTGACTGGATATTTACAGTTTCTACATCCCAACAATCTTGAAAAATAACGATTTTTCCACAAAATCAGATTCCAAAAAACTTTGCCACGTTCATATCCACCCCTGAGAAAGTTTTAGAGGTTACATGAGCAGTCACTTCGAATCTCCTTGCCTAACTTGCGGTGCTTGCTGTGCTTCTTTCCGGGTTTCCTTTTACTGGGGCGAATGCCAGAGTGCTGGCGGCACGGTTCCCGACGAACTTATCATGAAGGTAACCCCCCATCACGTATGCATGAAAGGCACAGAAAAATCACCCGTTCATTGTGCCGCATTGGTTGGCATGCCCGGCGAGCGGGTAAGCTGTAGCATTTACGAAAACCGCTCAAGCACTTGCCGGGAGTTTGATATTTGGAATGAGGATGGAACCGTGAATGAGGCTTGCACGAGAGCGAGAGAAATTTATGGGTTAATACCGATAGGCTCTGTTCATTTGAATCAAGTTACTGACGAAACCAATAGACGTTTACCGCACTGATCCATTTATAACCGAGATAACCATTACGTTGGGCAATCATAACCGGGTTTGATACCGATGCAGAATTATAGGTCGCTGCCGATACAGCTATAGAATAGCTACCACAATCACAATCCCAATTTCTTACAACAATGGAATAGGACGTGCTCCTTCGGCTTTTCGACACATGCTTACTAATAATTTTAGTCTCGAAATAATCCGGCTTGGTTTTATCAAGCTCAATATTGACGTCGCGCATCTCAAACGCAATCGAAGCAAATAGCCCAAAAGCCCCAATCGTTACCAATTCGATTAACACCAAGTGTGTTCTAGCGCCGCGTCCTAGCCAATGCACTGCAACCAACACCAAAACAGGTAATGTAACAAACGAATAGATTAGCGCATCTATCGCAAGCTCCTTTGGATACAAGAGAAACGGCAGGTCACTCATTGTCGTGCGGTAGAACTGTATGGCTGCATTGATTGCAAAACCAGAACTTATTGCCAAAACCAGTATCGCTTTGTAAACAAAGGGATCTCGCCAACCCACGCCAGCCTTTGTAAGATCCGCTATTGCATTAGCAATTAATGACAATAGGGGCCCCAGTTTCCTTTCAATCGGTTCGACGCCCTCATCTGCACTCCACCATTCACCGTCAAATCGAATCCAGATACGTCCTTGGCGACAATAAATTGCCGTTGCTGCAAATGCGCCGTTGCTATAGCTTAAGATTTGTTTAATCGCATCCCGAACCCTAGGCTGACTAACCAATAGTTGATGCAAATCAGCACAATCCGTTGCCAAATAGCACGCATCATCAAACGATGAATCTCCAGTTTCAAATTCCCTGGAAACTCCGATTCGCTTAAAAAATGCGTCAATAAAAGCTTGCTGCTTAAATACAAAATTCGCATCAGATTCACACTTAGTGCCAAAAAGTAAACCTGTCGTTCTATTCTTACTTTTCAAAAATTTATAATCGTACCCCTGGCATTTCCCATCGGGGCTCCACATCAATTCGTGCCTGCGCCAAAATTCAAAGCTAACCGCGACAATCAAGGTTACAAATCCAAACAAAAACCACATAGCTATTCCTTAGTCTTTATTATTAAGCAATTACTCATTAGTGTTGGTAGCGTTTAACTAGCGCTTGATACAATTCATCTTTAAATTCCGGCTTACTTGTATCTAGCGATTGCACAGCTTCTACCAAATGCTCGTTATCTTCGCGGCCATCATGCCAATGTTTGCGATAGCTTCCATCTTTGTAACCGTGATCCTGACGGAAGAAATTTAATACATTTTTACCCACATAACCGCGATAGAGCTGCTCAAAACTCATATCGATACCCGCCATCAAGCGTGCAAATAAACCGAGATGGAATTGGCGGTCACCCAAAGTGGCAGCAGCGAACTTTTCCAAATCCAAACGGAAGTCTTTTTCGTCGGTAGCAATTACCAATTCTTTTTCGATCTTCGCAATAATGTCATCAAGTGAAGCGCCTGACTGCAATTGGATGCTTAAACCAAAATGCCAGATGTCAATTAACTCAAGTGCAACCTGTTCGGTATCGGGTGATTGTTTTTTCCACCATTTCCAACCGTAGTGATCCAACAGCTCGGCGCATTCAACCCAGATGGCGCGATACCATTCATAACCTTGTTGTTTCCAATTAGCGTTGACTTTGGTGTTCATCGCATCTTGCAATTCGAGCATGATTTTAATTTGTTGGGCGTTCATGTTTTTTCTCTTTTAAATGCTTGATCCAAGCCAAGCGAGGATGACGACGGAGTTTTTAAGCTGGCAAATATTGTTTTGCTTTATTGAATAAGCGGTAAAAATTTTCGGTAGTTTTTTCCGCAAGCTGTTCCAGAGGAATTCCGCGCACATCCGCCACAAATTGCGCAACTTCGCGCACGTATTTTGGCTCGTTGGGTTTACCGCGATAAGGGATTGGCGCGAGGTACGGCGAATCGGTTTCAACCAATAAACGATCGAGCGGCATGTTGCGCACCACATCGCGGATTTGATCCGCCGTTTTGAAAGTGACGATGCCGGAAATTGAAATGTAATAATTCAAATCCAGCGCGGCTTTCGCCATCGCCCAATCTTCAGTGAAACAATGCAGTACACCACTGTGCTCAAGACTACCGTGCTCTTTGATTAGCGCAAGCGTATCGGCTTTGGCCTCACGGGTGTGCACCACGACAGGCAAGCCAATTTGTTTACCCACACGTAAATGCAAGGCAAAGCTTTCATGTTGAATATCCTTGCTTTCGGTTTCGTAGTGATAATCCAACCCCGTTTCGCCCAGAGCAACCACTTTGGGTTGTGCAGCCCAGTTGATTAATTGCGCTTCAGTCGCAGCACCCTCTTTCACATCGCAGGGATGGACACCAACGGAAGCGACTACACGCGGGTGCGCCTGCGCAATATCGATAACTGTCTGGATATTCTCCAAACTAATACCGATACACAACATCTGCTGGATACCGCGCTCATGCGCTGCTGCGATAGCTGCACTTAAATCGCCGTTGTAGGGATCAAGCTTGATGCGATCCAGATGGCAATGGGAGTCAATCAACATAAATACGTACCAATTCTTTCAAACTCTGATCGATAAAAATGACAAAGCCAGGTTTTACCTGGCTTCGAAGGGGAAACTGGGCGGGTCTGGATTTTACATGGTATGGGTAGGTTTGTCCGAGTTGAGCATGCCTGCAAGGTAGTTTTCAATTTTGGTAATCGCGGTATTGTCCTGATCGCTAAATTGCACACCAATCCCCGCTGCGCGATTGCCCTGTGCGCCCTTGGGGGTAACCCAAACCACTTTTCCTGCAACCGGAATTTTCTCTGGCTCATCCATCAAGCTCAGCAACATAAATACTTCGTCACCTAACTTGTAACTCTTATTGGTTGGAATAAACATGCCGCCATTTTTCACAAAGGGCATGTAGGCTGCGTAAAGCACAGCCTTGTCTTTGATCGTAAGGGAAAGTATGCCGTTACGGGCACCACCGCCAATCGGTTGCATAACAGATCCTGCTTGTAAGTTTTTAGCCGGCAGCGATACCGGAGTTGGAACACTAATAGATTAGCTCACTAGTGTCCAGACGCCATCGCGCGATTCGCACTGGCGCGTAATAATGCTCCCCAATCAAGCAATAATTCCTCTAATAACAATTGCTTATTGGGATTTGCCCCACTGGATAACTGCTTTTTAGAGAGCAAAATTTTTTCAATGTAGCGATGCAGCAGCGATACATCCAGATTAGCCAAACGTTCGCGCCACTCAACCGGTGCTTGCTGCATTTGGAGATCCTCGGCACCCACTCGCCAACGGGCGATGCTATGCAGCAACCCCAAAAACCATTCGACAAACGCCGGCACGTCGCCTGTATGCCATTGCGCAGCCAGTTCAATCGCGGATACCTGCCCCAAGCTCAAGCGCACTAATTGTTGCAACTGCTGCTCACGCTGCTCCAGTGCATCGCCTTGCAATAGCGATAACGCCACTAAAGGCGCACCCCGCGCTGCTGCGAGCAATGATTCAGCTTCAATATTGCTACCAACCACCAGTGGCGATAGCCAGCGCAAGACCTGCTCGGTGCGCGGCATTGGGAATTTACGCATCTGGCAACGGCTGCGAATTGTCGGCAAAACCGATCCCGGGCTGTGCGTCACCAGCACCAGCAGTGTATTTGCTGCAGGCTCTTCCAATGATTTGAGCAAGGCATTGGCCGAGTTACCATTCATCGCTTCCGCTGGCTCGATGATCACCACTTTATAACCGCCCTGTTGCGCCGTCTTACCGAGCGACTCAGTCAGTTCGCGCACCTGATCCACCTTGATCGCCTTACCCTCCTCCTCTGGCTCAAGCCACAAGAGGTCGGGATGTGTTTGCGCCTTGTTCAACTCGCAACCACGACAGCGCCCACAGGCTTTGCCTTCTATCGGGCTTTGGCAAAGCAGCAACTGCGCCAACGCATCGGCCAAGTGACGCTTACCGATTCCGCGCGGCCCCGCAATCATCAATGCGTGAGGCAATTTCTGCGTGTCGATTTGCTGCACCAGTTGCTGCCAATCATTTAATTGCCACGGGTACGGATGGATAGGAAAATCACTCATGGAACCACTCAATCAAGCATCACTGAATAAAAGATTGGGCAAGCTTAGCAAATTTGCGATAATCCGCGCCCGCTTAATCTGCTTCAGGCCTGCCAATGACTGACTCCCAGCTCGATATTTTGTACCTCGACGAGGATCTGCTCATCGCCAATAAACCGGCCGGCTTGCTCTGTGTGCCAGGCAAAGGACCGGAAAAACAGGATTGCCTGTTCAACCGAGCACTTGAATTCAATCCCAATGCACGCGTTGCCCATCGCCTCGACCAAGGCACATCCGGCATTGTGATGTTTCCGCTCAATTACCTGACGCTAAAAAACTTAACGCACAAATTCGAAGCGCGTGAAATCCATAAACGTTATGTCGCCGTAGTAGAAGGTTTGATTGAAGAAGATGAAGGCGAGATAAAACTGCCGCTGATTTGCGATTGGCCGAACCGCCCGTTACAGAAGGTGTGTTTTGAGCACGGCAAATCTGCCCACACCCGCTATCACGTATTGGAGAGAAACGCAGACAACCACACTACCCGCGTTTTGCTGGAGCCCGTAAGCGGCCGCACGCATCAGCTGCGGGTTCATATGCTTAGCCTCGGCCACCCCATGCTGGGTGATGGACTGTATGCACCGGAAGCTGTTCTGGCCAAAGCCCCGCGTTTACTGCTGCATGCGCAGGAACTTTGGCTGGATCACCCGATTACCGGCGTTGAAGTTCGGGTGAAAGCTCCCGCTGAGTTTTGATGAGAAAGTCTTAACCCAAAAGGCGGGTTAAGACATAGTCGATTTCCTTTTGTACTTCTACCAGCGTTTTACCAGCATCGACGACAGCGTAACGCTCAGGCGCTGTATTGGCTCTCTGGCGATACGCCGCCCTCACCCGCTCGAAGAATCCGATTGTCTCGCTTTCAAAGCGATCCAACTCGCCCCGTTGGCGCGCACGGTTCAAACCGAGCTCGACATCGATATCGAGAATAAGGGTTAAATCGGGGCGCAAATTCCCTTGAACCAACTGCTCAAGCTGCTCAATGGTCGATTTACTCAAGCCGCGGCCGCCGCCTTGATACGCATAGGTTGCATCGGTAAAGCGGTCGCTGAGCACCCAGGCACCACGCGCCAACGCAGGCTGGATAACACGCGCTAAATGTTGCGCGCGCGCTGCAAACACCAGCAATAATTCAGCCGTTTCATCGACTGATTCATCGCGCTTACTCAACAGCAGCGCCCGCA belongs to Cellvibrio sp. pealriver and includes:
- the tmk gene encoding dTMP kinase produces the protein MQRGKFLTIEGTEGVGKSTNLAFVREWLVARGIEVIVTREPGGTPLAEEVRALLLSKRDESVDETAELLLVFAARAQHLARVIQPALARGAWVLSDRFTDATYAYQGGGRGLSKSTIEQLEQLVQGNLRPDLTLILDIDVELGLNRARQRGELDRFESETIGFFERVRAAYRQRANTAPERYAVVDAGKTLVEVQKEIDYVLTRLLG
- a CDS encoding DNA polymerase III subunit delta', producing the protein MSDFPIHPYPWQLNDWQQLVQQIDTQKLPHALMIAGPRGIGKRHLADALAQLLLCQSPIEGKACGRCRGCELNKAQTHPDLLWLEPEEEGKAIKVDQVRELTESLGKTAQQGGYKVVIIEPAEAMNGNSANALLKSLEEPAANTLLVLVTHSPGSVLPTIRSRCQMRKFPMPRTEQVLRWLSPLVVGSNIEAESLLAAARGAPLVALSLLQGDALEQREQQLQQLVRLSLGQVSAIELAAQWHTGDVPAFVEWFLGLLHSIARWRVGAEDLQMQQAPVEWRERLANLDVSLLHRYIEKILLSKKQLSSGANPNKQLLLEELLLDWGALLRASANRAMASGH
- a CDS encoding malate dehydrogenase, which gives rise to MKAPVRVTVTGAAGQISYSLLFRIAAGDMLGKDQPVILQLLEITPALKALQGVAMELDDCAFPLLAGIVTTDDPAVAFKDSDYALLVGARPRGPGMERKDLLAANAAIFSVQGKAIDDHASRNIKVLVVGNPANTNALIAQRNAPNINPRQFTAMTRLDHNRALSQLATKTGTSINNITKALIWGNHSSTQYPDLHNTLVDGKPALSLVDQAWYEADYIPTVQQRGAAIIAARGASSAASAANAAINHIRDWALGTPANDWVSMGVYSDGSYGIEKGLIYSFPCVCKNGDWEIVQGVEINEFSRARMTATEKELQEERDAVKELLPA
- a CDS encoding TatD family hydrolase gives rise to the protein MLIDSHCHLDRIKLDPYNGDLSAAIAAAHERGIQQMLCIGISLENIQTVIDIAQAHPRVVASVGVHPCDVKEGAATEAQLINWAAQPKVVALGETGLDYHYETESKDIQHESFALHLRVGKQIGLPVVVHTREAKADTLALIKEHGSLEHSGVLHCFTEDWAMAKAALDLNYYISISGIVTFKTADQIRDVVRNMPLDRLLVETDSPYLAPIPYRGKPNEPKYVREVAQFVADVRGIPLEQLAEKTTENFYRLFNKAKQYLPA
- a CDS encoding dUTP diphosphatase, producing the protein MNAQQIKIMLELQDAMNTKVNANWKQQGYEWYRAIWVECAELLDHYGWKWWKKQSPDTEQVALELIDIWHFGLSIQLQSGASLDDIIAKIEKELVIATDEKDFRLDLEKFAAATLGDRQFHLGLFARLMAGIDMSFEQLYRGYVGKNVLNFFRQDHGYKDGSYRKHWHDGREDNEHLVEAVQSLDTSKPEFKDELYQALVKRYQH
- a CDS encoding YkgJ family cysteine cluster protein, with protein sequence MSSHFESPCLTCGACCASFRVSFYWGECQSAGGTVPDELIMKVTPHHVCMKGTEKSPVHCAALVGMPGERVSCSIYENRSSTCREFDIWNEDGTVNEACTRAREIYGLIPIGSVHLNQVTDETNRRLPH
- a CDS encoding PilZ domain-containing protein produces the protein MQPIGGGARNGILSLTIKDKAVLYAAYMPFVKNGGMFIPTNKSYKLGDEVFMLLSLMDEPEKIPVAGKVVWVTPKGAQGNRAAGIGVQFSDQDNTAITKIENYLAGMLNSDKPTHTM
- a CDS encoding pseudouridine synthase, translating into MTDSQLDILYLDEDLLIANKPAGLLCVPGKGPEKQDCLFNRALEFNPNARVAHRLDQGTSGIVMFPLNYLTLKNLTHKFEAREIHKRYVAVVEGLIEEDEGEIKLPLICDWPNRPLQKVCFEHGKSAHTRYHVLERNADNHTTRVLLEPVSGRTHQLRVHMLSLGHPMLGDGLYAPEAVLAKAPRLLLHAQELWLDHPITGVEVRVKAPAEF